Proteins encoded within one genomic window of Lysinibacillus louembei:
- a CDS encoding tartrate dehydrogenase, whose translation MKTYRIATIPGDGIGKEVVPEAMRVLDALAQLDGGFQFEWDILPWGCDYYLEHGEMMPEDGLEILKKYDQIFLGAVGLPELVPDHISLWGLLIKIRRGLKQQINVRPAKLLQGLESPLKNPGNFDIVVVRENSEGEYSDSGGRMHSGSDEIAIQNAVFTRKGTERAIAYACELASKRSKKITSVTKSNGLSHSMPFWDDVFHDVVSKYDELQQSSAHIDAMAAYMIMKPAEYDVVVASNLFGDILTDIGGAIMGSIGIAPAANLNVEREYPSMFEPVHGSAPDIAGLGVANPLGQIWTGKLMLDFLGHEQLGEKLLSAIEYTLKSNIKTKDLKGSATTTEVTDALIAYLKQS comes from the coding sequence ATGAAAACTTATCGAATTGCAACAATCCCAGGTGATGGTATTGGAAAAGAAGTTGTGCCAGAAGCGATGCGTGTACTAGATGCATTAGCACAGCTAGATGGGGGCTTCCAATTTGAGTGGGATATTTTACCTTGGGGCTGCGATTATTATTTAGAGCATGGTGAAATGATGCCTGAGGATGGGCTAGAAATATTAAAAAAATACGACCAAATTTTCTTAGGTGCTGTAGGATTGCCAGAATTAGTACCAGACCATATTTCATTATGGGGCTTATTAATAAAAATTCGTAGAGGGCTGAAGCAACAAATTAATGTGCGTCCTGCGAAATTATTACAAGGCTTAGAATCACCATTAAAAAACCCTGGCAATTTCGATATTGTTGTTGTTCGCGAAAACTCGGAAGGCGAGTATTCAGATAGCGGTGGACGCATGCATTCAGGAAGTGATGAAATTGCGATTCAAAATGCGGTATTTACTCGCAAAGGTACTGAGCGTGCTATCGCCTATGCTTGCGAATTAGCATCAAAGCGCTCAAAGAAAATAACGAGTGTCACAAAATCGAATGGCTTATCGCATAGCATGCCATTCTGGGATGATGTTTTCCATGACGTAGTCTCTAAATACGATGAGTTGCAGCAAAGTAGCGCACATATCGATGCAATGGCTGCTTATATGATTATGAAGCCTGCAGAATATGATGTAGTCGTAGCATCCAATTTGTTCGGTGATATTTTAACGGATATTGGTGGTGCGATTATGGGGAGTATCGGTATTGCACCTGCTGCCAACTTAAATGTAGAAAGAGAATACCCATCTATGTTTGAGCCTGTACATGGCTCAGCACCCGATATTGCTGGCTTAGGTGTAGCTAACCCATTAGGGCAAATTTGGACAGGTAAATTAATGCTAGATTTCCTTGGGCATGAACAATTAGGTGAAAAGCTTCTCTCAGCTATTGAATACACATTGAAATCAAATATTAAAACGAAAGATTTAAAAGGCTCTGCAACAACAACAGAAGTAACAGATGCTTTAATTGCATATTTAAAACAATCTTAA
- a CDS encoding TRAP transporter small permease — protein MKAVLRGYVRIVDMINKVMGYVLMVMLGTMTFIIFWNVFSRFVAGSSLAWSEELSRFLMIFMIFIGASIALRSNELIAVEMLLERLVGKPKKVLYILIHLVSIVFFVILIKYGYAMADSFSNQKAPSLGVSMQVIYLSLPLGGVLLLINSMACIVEEMIGKGEK, from the coding sequence TTGAAAGCTGTATTACGTGGATATGTACGTATTGTAGATATGATTAATAAAGTGATGGGCTATGTACTAATGGTGATGCTAGGGACGATGACATTTATTATCTTTTGGAATGTATTTTCTCGTTTCGTTGCAGGCTCTTCACTAGCTTGGTCTGAAGAATTGTCACGCTTTTTAATGATTTTCATGATTTTTATTGGTGCTTCTATAGCGCTTCGAAGCAATGAACTAATTGCTGTTGAGATGCTGTTAGAGCGCTTAGTTGGTAAACCAAAAAAGGTATTGTATATCTTGATTCATCTCGTTTCTATTGTATTTTTTGTTATTTTAATTAAATATGGCTACGCAATGGCAGACAGCTTTAGCAATCAAAAAGCGCCATCATTAGGCGTCTCTATGCAAGTTATTTATTTATCATTGCCTTTAGGTGGGGTGTTGCTATTAATTAACTCTATGGCATGTATTGTTGAAGAAATGATTGGGAAGGGAGAGAAGTAA
- the dctP gene encoding TRAP transporter substrate-binding protein DctP, with amino-acid sequence MKKLIMVMMSALLIVILAACGSDKKEGADGAGKQVVLDLSIPEPEDAKFGLTAKKFKEEIEKLTDNQVTVKIHSNNSLGGEREVFELMGMGSADMAIQSVGPVGNWVKEFNVLDLPFIFESREHAYSVLDGEIGEDLSSKFETEGNVKTLGWLENGFVATTSNNAINSVEDVKKMKIRVQENEIQIDTWKAFGAEPTPMAWTEVFTGLQQGVIDGHSNSLATIQSSKIFEVQDYVAELGDRFSAATVSISTKTFNSLTPEQQEAVIEAGKVAAEFGRQANQDKINEAREFLLENGNQITEPDKESFKATVTSVYEKWAPKLGEELIEKIQNTSY; translated from the coding sequence ATGAAAAAACTAATAATGGTTATGATGTCGGCTCTATTAATAGTAATTTTAGCTGCTTGTGGTTCTGATAAAAAGGAAGGTGCAGATGGTGCAGGCAAGCAGGTTGTGCTCGATTTAAGTATTCCTGAACCAGAAGATGCGAAATTTGGTTTAACAGCGAAAAAGTTCAAAGAGGAAATTGAAAAATTAACGGACAATCAAGTAACAGTAAAAATTCACTCTAACAACTCTTTAGGTGGAGAGCGCGAAGTATTTGAGTTAATGGGTATGGGCTCAGCTGATATGGCAATCCAATCAGTAGGACCAGTAGGGAACTGGGTAAAAGAATTTAACGTATTAGATTTACCGTTTATTTTTGAAAGCCGTGAACATGCATATAGCGTGCTGGATGGTGAGATTGGTGAGGATTTGAGCAGCAAATTTGAAACGGAAGGCAATGTGAAAACATTAGGCTGGTTAGAAAATGGCTTTGTTGCTACAACATCGAACAACGCAATTAACAGTGTTGAAGATGTAAAGAAAATGAAAATCCGTGTTCAAGAAAATGAAATTCAAATCGACACATGGAAGGCATTTGGTGCAGAGCCAACGCCAATGGCTTGGACGGAAGTATTTACAGGCTTACAGCAAGGTGTTATTGACGGACATTCAAACTCTTTAGCAACAATCCAATCTTCAAAGATTTTTGAAGTACAAGATTATGTGGCAGAGTTAGGAGATCGTTTCAGTGCTGCAACAGTTTCTATTAGTACAAAAACATTTAATAGCCTAACACCTGAACAGCAAGAGGCAGTAATAGAAGCAGGTAAAGTAGCCGCTGAATTTGGTCGTCAAGCAAACCAAGACAAAATTAATGAAGCACGTGAATTTTTATTAGAAAATGGCAATCAAATTACTGAGCCAGACAAGGAATCATTTAAAGCAACTGTAACTTCTGTATATGAGAAATGGGCTCCTAAGCTTGGCGAAGAATTAATTGAAAAAATTCAAAATACATCATATTAA
- a CDS encoding TRAP transporter large permease has product MLIAFFVSLFVFMFLSVPIAISLGLSTIIGVMMHATLPLEIIPQRIFVALNSFPLMAIPFFILAGNIMSAGSMSKRLVNVATSLVGHFTGGLAMVSILATMFFASISGSGAATTAAIGSILIPAMIAKGYKIEYAAANQAVAGALGIILPPSIAMILYGVAAEVSIGDLFIAGVFPGLLITFSLLVSALFIARKNGYVGDDKADFPTIAKAFKEAILAILMPLIVLGGIYSGYFTPTEASVIAVVYSLVVSMFIYRDLSIAELGQVFKKSAVNSSVIMLVIGLAGAFGFFIGINGVPDMIYDAMSGFITNKYLFLIMVNILLLLIGMFLEGGAAILIFVPLLLGPAINLGIDPIHFGMIMVCNLAIGLVTPPVGIDLFVVAKLTNVGIMRIARFAIPLILILIVDILIITFVPALSTWLPSLIK; this is encoded by the coding sequence ATGTTAATAGCATTTTTCGTTTCATTATTTGTCTTTATGTTTTTAAGTGTACCAATTGCCATCTCTCTTGGTCTATCAACGATAATTGGTGTTATGATGCATGCAACATTACCGCTGGAAATTATTCCACAAAGAATTTTCGTTGCGTTAAACTCATTCCCGTTAATGGCAATTCCGTTCTTTATTTTAGCGGGTAATATTATGAGTGCAGGAAGTATGTCAAAGCGACTTGTTAACGTTGCAACATCATTGGTAGGTCACTTTACTGGCGGTTTGGCGATGGTTTCCATTTTAGCGACAATGTTCTTCGCTTCCATTTCAGGTTCTGGAGCTGCAACAACAGCAGCGATTGGTTCGATTTTAATTCCAGCGATGATTGCAAAAGGCTATAAAATCGAATACGCTGCTGCCAATCAAGCTGTGGCGGGTGCTTTAGGTATTATCTTGCCACCAAGTATCGCCATGATTTTATATGGTGTTGCCGCAGAAGTATCAATTGGTGATTTATTCATTGCAGGTGTTTTCCCTGGTTTATTAATTACTTTCTCCTTATTAGTAAGCGCTTTATTTATTGCGCGAAAGAATGGCTATGTTGGTGATGATAAGGCAGATTTCCCAACTATAGCGAAAGCATTTAAAGAAGCAATTTTAGCGATTTTAATGCCTTTAATTGTACTTGGTGGTATTTACTCAGGTTACTTTACACCAACTGAGGCATCTGTAATAGCGGTTGTTTATTCGCTTGTTGTTAGTATGTTTATTTATCGAGATTTATCAATAGCTGAATTAGGACAAGTATTCAAAAAGAGTGCTGTTAACAGCTCAGTAATTATGCTAGTAATTGGCTTAGCAGGCGCATTTGGCTTCTTTATTGGCATTAACGGTGTACCTGATATGATTTATGACGCAATGTCAGGGTTTATAACGAATAAATATCTATTCTTAATTATGGTAAACATTCTATTACTTCTAATTGGTATGTTCTTAGAAGGTGGAGCTGCAATTTTAATTTTCGTTCCATTATTATTAGGACCAGCTATCAATTTAGGAATTGACCCAATCCATTTCGGTATGATTATGGTATGTAACTTAGCGATTGGATTAGTAACACCGCCAGTAGGTATCGACTTATTCGTTGTAGCGAAGCTGACCAATGTTGGAATTATGCGAATTGCACGCTTTGCGATACCACTTATTTTGATTTTAATTGTTGATATTTTAATTATTACATTCGTACCAGCCCTATCTACATGGCTACCGTCTCTCATTAAATAG
- a CDS encoding NAD(P)-dependent alcohol dehydrogenase has protein sequence MRTVDRNQKMQVASLIGLSQVEVDYDTIPEVLPNEVLVKVEAVGICGSDIHYYQHGHIGARTVQYPHIQGHEFAGTVVEIGEEVTNFAVGDRVTVEPGVPCRKCEKCRNGKYNLCDKVVFLSTPPHKGALRQYVSHPEDFVFPIPDELTFEEATLAEPLSVAIHALRRANLRPGMRVLITGMGPVGLMCACAARFYNASEIFVTDMVEHKLQVAVGLGATNTVHIPAEEIPKDYFDIVIETSGAKPAIQSGIQALKKGGKLVSIGFPKDAEVPIDLTLMLQRELDLITVYRYANTFPLAITILKELKEVIGTVITSTFELKDISEAMRRRRKRIWIRLKSLFIQINRGGYN, from the coding sequence GTGAGGACAGTAGATCGAAATCAAAAAATGCAAGTTGCAAGTTTAATTGGGCTTTCACAAGTAGAAGTAGATTACGACACAATACCTGAGGTGCTGCCAAACGAAGTGTTAGTAAAAGTAGAAGCTGTAGGCATTTGTGGCTCTGATATACACTATTATCAACACGGACATATCGGTGCAAGAACCGTACAATATCCCCATATTCAAGGACATGAATTTGCTGGTACAGTTGTTGAAATCGGTGAAGAAGTAACAAATTTTGCTGTTGGTGATCGAGTGACAGTTGAACCAGGAGTTCCATGCCGTAAGTGCGAAAAATGTAGAAATGGCAAATATAATCTGTGCGATAAAGTTGTCTTTTTATCAACACCACCACATAAAGGCGCATTACGTCAATATGTTAGCCATCCTGAGGATTTCGTATTCCCGATTCCAGACGAACTAACATTTGAGGAAGCAACATTGGCGGAGCCATTATCTGTCGCAATCCATGCATTAAGACGGGCAAATCTACGCCCAGGGATGCGTGTTTTAATCACTGGAATGGGACCAGTAGGGTTAATGTGCGCCTGTGCAGCACGCTTCTATAATGCGAGTGAAATCTTTGTTACGGATATGGTTGAACATAAATTACAAGTCGCTGTTGGATTAGGTGCAACAAATACTGTCCATATTCCTGCAGAGGAAATTCCAAAGGATTATTTCGATATTGTTATTGAAACGTCTGGTGCAAAACCTGCAATTCAAAGCGGTATTCAAGCATTAAAAAAGGGTGGCAAACTCGTAAGTATCGGCTTCCCTAAGGATGCGGAAGTACCAATCGATTTAACATTAATGCTACAACGAGAATTAGATTTAATTACCGTGTACCGCTATGCGAACACATTCCCGTTAGCAATTACTATATTAAAAGAGTTAAAAGAAGTTATTGGTACAGTCATTACATCTACTTTTGAGTTAAAAGATATTAGTGAGGCAATGAGAAGGCGACGGAAACGCATTTGGATTCGATTAAAGTCATTGTTTATCCAAATAAATAGAGGGGGCTATAACTGA